The nucleotide sequence GCTTGCCTGGCCAACCAGCTTGATCGCGTTTTGCTGATAGGTTGGAGCCGACGCCGCGATGCTGCGCAAGTTGTCGATGGCAACCAGCCCGAGAAACACGGTCGCCAACCCGATCAGCACCAGCACGATCAGATAGCGCATCCAGAAGGGCAAAAGTCGGAACAACGGCCAGCGAGCCAGCGACTCGCTCGCTCCAAACAGCACATAGGCCAGCATCAAGGCAATCACGACTGGCAGGATGATTGACTGCCCGATCGACAGCAACCACCCGATCAGCACGGTGAGCATCAGCGCGTAGAACAGTTCTCTGACGGACATGGATCACCTGCGGTAGCCTGACCCGTTGTCGCGGATGCACTGCATCACTGTCAATGCGGCAGCGTGTCTATTGGACCCAGCCACGCTCGCGGTAATACCGCAACGCACCGTCATGCAGCGGCGCAGACAGGCCAGCTTCGACCATTTCGGTCTCGGACAGGTTGGCCAGCGCCGGGTGCAGCATGCGGAAATCATCCAGATTGTCGAAGATCGCCTTGGTCAGATCGTAAACGACCTGCACCGGAACATCCGTCGATGTCACAAGCGTAGCACCAACACCGAACGTGGGCACATCGTCGGCATTCCCCCGATACAACCCGCCCGGAATGACCGCCTCGCGGTAGAACGGGAACGCCTCCACCAGTTCATCGACCACCTCACCGCTGACGCTGACCAGACGGCTGTCACAGGCTGTCGTGGCTTCTTGCACAGCACCCGACGGGTGCCCCACCACATAGACCGTTGCGTCGATCACGTCCCCGCAGAGCACCGCAGACTGCTCGACCGCCTGACGTTCTATCGCCGTGCCGAAATCGTCCGTCGTCCAACCCAAGGCATCCAGAAGAATCTCCGTGGTGTTTCTCTGCCCGGACCCGGGGCTGCCGATGTTGACGCGCTTTCCCTTCAAATCCTCGAATACCGACGCATCCGCATCGGCGCGCGCCAGTACCGTGAACGGTTCGGGATGCAAGGACATAACCGAACGCAGTTGAGAAAACGGACCGTCATTCTGAAATACCGAGTCACCTTCGACCGCGTGGTATTGCCAGTCGGACTGAACAACGCCGAATTCCATGGTGCCGCTGCGGATGGCCTGAATATTCGCAATCGACCCGCTGGACGGCTCCACCGCGCATTTCAGGCCTGTCTCATCCGACGTCCGGTTGACCAGCCTGCAGATCGCGCCGCCCGTCGGATAGTAGACACCTGTCACACCACCCGTTCCGACAACGAAATAGGTTTGTGCCGTGATCGCCGTTGCCGTGAACAACGCAGCCGACACAGTCACGCCGAATATCCCCCTGCTCAACATTGGCCCATCCCTGCTTCTGGTCTTGCCGCGCGTCAGCCGCCTAGTTATCGGCGAGGATGGCGCGACACCGACCGCTTGGCAATGGCCGTAACACGTCCACGACGCGGCTGTTGCGTCTTTGTCAGCGCGCCCCAACCTCACACCGCAATTGGCCAGTTGCCAGATCGATTGACTTTCGGTTAACCTGAAAACAATCGAGGTAATGATCATGACGACACCGAGTCTGCCGCGGCTGATGATTGCGCCGAACGGTCCCAGACTTTCGAAGCTGGATCACCCTGCGCTGCCCATTTCACTCGATGAGATTATCGCGACAGCGCAAGCATGCCACGCCGAAGGCGCGGACGGCCTGCATCTACATTTGCGAAGCGAACGTGGTGGCCACCTCCTCGACACCGGACTTTACCGCGAGGCCCTGGCAGAGTTGCACCTGAAGATTCCCGAAATCCAGATCCAGATAACAACTGAATCTGCCGGACTCTACGGCCCCGTTCACCAGATGTCGGTCGCCCTAGGTGTAGGTCATAAACTGGTTATGGTCCCACTGCGCGAAATGCTGGTGGATAATGACGACCGCGCTGCCCGTGCATTCTATGAAACCTGTGCGGAACGTGGGATTGCCATCCAGCACAGCCTGTATGAGCCGTCAGAACTTGATCTGCTCAAGGAACTGCTGCCGCAAAAACGCTTCTACAGCCAATCACTGCAACTGCTTTACGTGCTGGGAAGTCACACGGGCCGGGTTGGGAACAAGAGCGAGCTTAGCCGCTTCGTCATCCGGGCAAGCCAACTGGGCATGGCACCGGATTGGGGCGTCTGCTCTTTCGGGGTAAATGAAACACGTTGCCTGACAATCGCGCATCGCGCAGGCGGCAAACTGCGCGTGGGGTTCGAAAACAACATCCGCCATCGTGGCGGGGCAATCGCCAGGGACAATGCCGATCGCGTTGCCGAGGTCATCGCTCACGCAATGAGGCAGCCATTTCCGGCCTAGGTCGGATACCGCCTCACGCGCCATCTTGCCGCCGCCCCCGCACACCGATAGCGTCGGGCGCGAAACAGTACATGACGGAGGTCTCTCACATGATGAACCGGATCTGGCTTCTTGGCGGCGCACTTCTGCTGGCCGCTTGCGCAGGACCAAATCTGCAATCGCAGCCATACAATGCTCCGCCCGCACCGACCGTTGCACCGGATGTCTATCAGGATCCCAACGCGATTTCAGAAGACGGCACGCGCGAAGACATCAATCAGCGGCCGGTCCCGACGACCGACCTCGACACGGCGTTCGACAACGCGATGCAAGGCATGTGATCTCGATTGCATCCGGGCGTGAACCGCGCCCGGATGTCCTAGGGCCGGCCGGCCGGGTCGCGCTGCTCGCCGAACCAGACGTGATAGACAGACGCACCGTTGGGCCCACCCCGAGCGATTCCGACCCCGATGGCCTGCCAGTTCTTCGACCGAAACCCGTCCGTGTTCGCGATCAGTTGCCGGTGCGTGGACGAGCTGGCCCACATCCGGAACACACCCTCGACATCCGTGTATCCCCACGCTGAAATCTCGTAGCCATTACCGCAATAAGGTGTCCCCAGCCGCCGAGGTGCCTGCCACATCAGCTTGGCGTTGCGGTGATCGGGATAGTAATCCATATCGCTCCAACTGTGGAAATTCGTCCCACGCTTGGGACCACCGCTCGGCATCAGGTTCTTTTGCGTATCTTCCGCATGCCGACCCGCAACCAGCGTCAGGCTTTTCGACAAGGGGATCGTCGGCAAGCCGATGGATTGGCGGTAATCCATGATCAGATCATAGAGCCGGCGTTCTTCGGCGCTCAAACCATCATTCGCCGTGGGCTCGTAGTAATCCACCGCCAGCTTTGATCGGTCGATCTGCTTGGTCGCGGCCAAGGGGCGACTGCAATTGTCTGGCGCGTCGACAGGCACAATGATCGGAACGGGGACGATGCAGGCAGTTAGAAAGAGACAGGCGGATAGTATCGCGTATCTTGGAATTGTCGGCATTCTCTTTCCCCGGCGGCCATACGTGGACTGCTTGCAATGGTTACAATCAATGTCGCACTGTTCAGTTCCAAAGGCCAGCGAAGGACGTCAATCGCTGTGATGGAAGTGATTGTAGATTTTCTCCGCCAAGCCCGCTGAAATACCATCCACGGCCTTCAGATCGGCCAGATTGGCGCGTGTGACGGCCTTTGCTGACCCGAAATGCGCCAGTAACGACCGCTTTCTCGCCGCGCCTATGCCCGCCACGTCGTCCAACGGGTTCGCCCCGACACCTTTCGCCCGCTTGCTACGATGGGCACCGATGGCATAACGGTGCGCTTCATCCCGCAAGCGCTGGATGTAGTACAGCACCGGATCGTTTCGCCGCAGCGCCATCGGGCGCTTACCGACGCGATAGAATTCTTCTTTGCCGTGATCGCGGTCAACACCCTTCGCGACACCGATCATGGGAATGTCTTCTACACCGTATTCGCTCATGATCTCCGCTACGGCGCTTACCTGACCTGCGCCGCCATCGATCAACAACAGGTCCGGCCAGATTCCTTTTTCGCGGTCCGGATCGTCATTTACGAGGCGTTTGAAGCGACGGCTGAGCACCTCCTTCATCATGCCAAAGTCGTCACCGGGTGTCAGATCGGTGCCACGAATGTTGAACTTGCGGTACTGGTTCTTCAGAAAACCTTCCCGCCCCGCAACGATCATACCACCCACCGCATTTGTGCCCTGAATGTGTGAGTTGTCGTAAACCTCGATCCGTTCGGGTGCTTTCTCCAGATCGAATGCCTCGGCCAGCCCGTCCAGCAATTTTCCCTGCGTCGCCTCTTCGGACATTTTTCGGGCAAGGCTTTCACGGGCATTGCGCAGCGCACCGGCCACAAGTTCAGCTTTCTCGCCCCGCTGTGGCATCAGAATGTCGACCTTGTGCCCCGCTTTCTGCCGCAGCGCGTCCGCCATCAAGTCGTCATTTTCGATAGCATGCGACAGCAGAACCATACGCGGAGGATGCTTGCCGTCGTAGAACTGCCCGAGAAACGCCTCCAACACTTCGGCATGGCTGACCTCACCGCTGACACGCGGGTAGTAGTCGCGGTTTCCCCAGTTCTGATTGGCGCGAATGAAGAAAACCTGAACGCAAGCCTGACCGCCATCCATATGGAGCGCAACGACATCAGCCTCAGCCACACCACGCGGATTGATCCCCTGCGACGTCTGCACTTGGGTCAGAGCCTTGATGCGATCGCGCAGCGCGGCAGCACGCTCAAATTCGAGCGCATTGGAGGCGTCCTCCATCTGCTCGGCCAGTTCCGCCTGAATGTTTGTTGATCGACCCGACAAGAACCGTTCCGCATCGGTTACAAGCTGGGCGTATTCGTCTTTTGACACGTAATCCACGCAGGGGGCACAACACCGCTTGATCTGATACTGCAGACAGGGGCGGGTGCGACTTTCAAACACTGAATCCGAGCAGTTCCTCAGCAGGAACACCTTCTGCAGTTGGTTCAGAGTCCTGTTAACCGCGCCAGCACTGGCAAACGGCCCGAAATAGCTGCCCCTATCAGCCTTCTTGCCCCTATGCTTCACGATTTGCGGATAGGCGTGATGCTTGGCGATCAGGATATGCGGGAAGCTCTTGTCATCGCGCAGCAGCACGTTGTAGCGCGGCTTGAGCTGCTTAATGAGGTTCTGTTCCAGCAGCAACGCTTCGGTCTCCGTCCGCGTTGTCAGAAACATCATCGACGTGGTTTCGGAAATCATTCGCGCAATACGATGCGTGTGCCCGGTGGGGCGCGCATAGCTTGAAACCCGCGCCTTCAGGTTCCGCGCCTTGCCCACATACAGCACGCGATTCTGAGCATCCAGCATCCGATAGACACCCGGCGAGCTGTCGAGCGTCTTCAGATAGCTCTGGATACAGGCAAACCCTTGGGGCGGTGTTTCCGAAACGGGACTGGTCATGGCGGCTATTTGTTGATTCTTCCTTGCGGCTGCAACCTTTTGCCCGCGATCTCAAGAAAAAACATATGCACGGAATCTGTGGATAAATCTGGGAATATCTTCTGGGCTACCGCGATTCCGGCATATATAGTTGGGCTTTCGTCGTCCTGCCTATTTTTTGTGCTCATTTCTAAGGCGCTGATTTTTAAGCACAAAAATATGCACGTCAAATAAGCGACTGAAATTCATAACAAATCTGTAACACGTATGTGAACGTCGCGGAACAGGTGCACAACTTGGATCAGCGGCTCATTCCACCCCAATGATGTCGGGTGTTTCCCATGCCAGGTGCTGTCCGCCATCGACGCAAATAAGTTGCCCGGTCACAGACTTCGCGGACAAAAAATACCGCAGCGCCGCTGCAATCTCTTCCGGGTTTGCGCCTCGATTAAGGATGGTTGCAGCCCGCTGCGCGGTGAAGTGCGCGCGCGACTGTCGTGCGCCCTGCATCGTTGGTCCCGGACCGATCGCATTGACGCGAACGCGCGGTGCAAGCGCCTGTGCAGCTGTTTGGGTCAGTGTCCAGAGCCCCGCCTTCGCAAGCGTGTAGGTTGTGAATTCAGGCGTCAGCTTGTTCACACGCTGATCGACCATCTGCACGATCAGACCGCTGGCAACGGGCTCACCATTCAAATCGGCCTGAGGCTCAGGCACCTGCCGCGCGAACTGTTGCGTCAAAACGAACGGTGCACGCAGATTGCTTTCGAAATGCCGGTCCCACGACCGGCGCGTGGCCGTTTCAATGTTGTCGTATTCAAAAATCGAAGCATTGTTGACCAGAACATCAAGCGACCCACCGAGCGCCGTCGATGCGCGCTCAACCAGCACCTGTGTCTCTTCCTCGTTCAACAAATCCGCCTTCAAGGCAATGGCGCGGCGCCCTAGCCCTTCGATTGCGGCAACGAGCTCTTGCGCATCCTCTTCCGACGACGCGTAGTGCACGGCAACATCGCAGCCCTCCCGCGCAAGCGTCAGTGCCATTTCGCGCCCCAATCGACGGGCTGCTCCGGTCACAAGCGCGAAACGGTGGGCCATGGCTTTCTATCCAAGCAGAATATACAAATAGGCGATATAGGCGCCGGTCAGAACTATGCCTGCGAGCCGCTTCATGTTCCAGCCCATGAAAACAAAGGGGATCAACAGCAAGCTGCTGCCAAGCATTACCCACAAATCTGTTCTCAGGAATTCTGGCGGTACCGGGATGGTTCCGAACAGACTGGCGATACCGAGTATAGCGATCAGATTGAACACATTCGACCCGATCACATTCCCGAGCGCAACATCGGCGTTGCGCCTGAAAGCAGCGGCTACCGTGGTTGCCAGTTCCGGCAGCGATGTTCCGACAGCAACCAGCGTCAGGCCAATCACCGTTTCACTGATGCCGAAATTGCGCGCGATCCGGACGGAACTTTCCACCAGGAGATCTGCACCTACCGGCAGACCGATCAGGCCAACAACGATAAAGAGAGCAATCTTGCCCCACGACATGCCGGGATCCGCGCCTTCCGGCGCCCCCTGCATCTTGGCCTGACGCCTGTGCGCACGTGCATCATGTATCTGCTTGCCAAGAAGGAACGCGAAAATGACCAGCATGAAGATGCCTGTCATCCAGTTCAGCGAGCCCGTGAAGCACAACCCGACAAACAGCACTGACACGACCACCATGGTCACATAGCTTTCGCGTGTGTTGCATCGTCCTGTGTTTAGCCCGGCCAACATGGCCGGGATACCGAGCACCAAAAGGATGTTTGCCGTGTTCGACCCAACAACATTACCCAGAGCAATCCCTGGAAGGTTCTTGCGCACGGCATCGATCGAGATCAACAATTCGGGCGCGGATGTGCCAAATGCCACAACCGTCAAACTGACGATCATGGCTGGGATACCAAGACGAAGGCTTAGATTTACAGCCCCCTTTACCAGAAAATCTCCAGCAATGATGAGCAACGTCAGCCCCGCACCGGCGATCAGCCAATCCATCAATTTCTCCTAGTCTTTCGGCACGGGCATGGACCGCTGCCGATGCGCGGACGCCCACAGCGCGAACATTTCTTGTTGGTCTTCAGAAAGGGCACGCGCAACTTGCCGAAGAATCCAAGCACGGCGATGCCGACAAGGAACAGAACAACGATCTTGACAATCATCTACAGCCCGAAACGCGCGAAGCTGGCACGTTCCTCGATCACATCCGCTGCGTCATGCAGAAGGCCAACGCCGAATCTGGACAAGAGCCCTTTTCTGGGACCGAAGCGGTTGAAGCGGATCTTTTCGCCGAATCGCTCTTTCATTACCGGTTGCAGATGTCCGACGCTGTCCACAAGCCCCAACTCAAGCGCCTTGCCGCCGAGCCAGAAGCTGCCATCGAACAACTCTTCGGCCTTCGACAGTTTCGCTCCACGCCGCTTCGTAACCTGCTCTTTGAAACGGTCGTGCATGTCAGCAAGGATTGTGTTCAGCCGTTCGATATCTTCGGGCTTTTCCGGACGGAACGGGTCCAGAATACTCTTGGACTTACCGGCGGTGTGAACGCGCCGTTCGATGCCGTGGCGGGTGATGAACTCGTGCGCCCCGAAACCCGCCGAGATCACGCCTATGGAGCCGACAATCGAACAACCATCGACGAAAATCTCATCCGCTGCAGTCGCCAGCCAATAGCCACCGGATGCAGCCACGTCTTCCACGAAGGCGATGACGGGGATGTTCTTTTCCTCTGCCATCCTGCGGATGCGCGCAGCGATCAAGGAGGACTGGACTGGACTGCCGCCAGGCGAATTGATCGACAGCGCTACGGCAGAGGGCTTGCCTTTGGTGAAGGCCTTCTCGATCAGCGGCGCGAGGGTCGCGTCATTCAAAGATGAACCGCTGCGGGCTTGCGAGGCGATAACACCTTGCAATCGCAGAACAGAAACGACGGGGTGCTTTCGCTTGAACGGGAACCTGATCTCCATCCGCTTGACATAGACCGCCCCCTCCGCCGCAACAAGTCCATCGCCGCGGAGAAACAAGAAAAAGCCCCACCATCGGCGGGGCTTCGTGACTTCACTTCCCGGTTCGAGCTACCAGAGAGCAACCGGTCGTGCTGCTGGCCAGCACCCTGCGCACAGGGACCGGATAGTTAGCCCGCCCTGCATATTGGCAAGGGTCAGAGTCTGACCATCGAACATCTCAACTGCAACATCGCCTGTTCCGCCGACATAAAAGGCACGCGGCAACTGCGGCAACGGTTGAGCATCATCGGGAACGATCGGCTTGCCGGGTGAAATTTGTCCTTCATGACATCTACCACACACATATTCCGTGCAAAATCCGCCCGATGCCGCTTGACAGATCCCTGCCGGTCCGTGCGCACTGTGGACAGGAACGCAACAGCCATTCACGCCTACGCCATGAAGAAGATCTTTCTCTCGATTTGTCTGGCTGTCTCAGCGCAAGCCGCGTTGGCTCAATCGACACTCACCCCGTGGGAATCCGCCCCGCCGCTTCCGATCGTCGATGGTGTCGCTCCCGTAACGCCCGAGAACACCAAGAAACTGCCCTCCGGCAACGCTCTGGCCGTTTCTCTGAGCCCAGACAAGACTCGTGTGAACAAAAGCATCGTCGGACCAAAAGACGATTCACCCGAGGCAGGCCTGATCCGCAGGCTTTACCGTCAAGGACGGGCAGCAGGGCTGGCGGGCGTGCTTTACGACAATCGTGACCGGAAGCATTCCAACCTTGGTGACGATATCTTTCCGCAGATCAGCCGAACCGAATACGCGGAACCCTTTAAAAGATCGGGTCTCGATTACTCGATCGGTGGGCGCCTGATCTTTTCACTGCCGACGTTCGGGAACTCGTCAACAGTGCTTCGCGGCCCAGGCATTGCCAGATCCCTGGGAAGGGCCGGTTCGACCAGCCAACAAACGGCCATGTCGGCCTATCGCCTTTACAGGTCCAACCATATCTATGTTTATCCGGAACATCGCGACCACGACTCCGAGGCCGGCGACAAGTTCTCGGCGATCACGCCCTACCAAATTGTTTCGCAGGGTTCGTCCGGGTCGGATCGACCGTTCCTGCGTGCGATAGGGTTGGCCATCGCTGGGCTGACACCGGACACGCGCAACCGGCTGGAGGCCGAACGGCTTCTTGCGCCGACGGTTCAAATGTTGCTGCGACGCACGATGAGAGGCATCAATTCGCGGGATGATTACCTGTCGGGGCGCGCACATCGCTCGGCTTATGACGGGAAGGACATTCGGCCCGCGGCGTTGGTCACATTGGCGAATTCGCTTTCACCCGAAATGATCCCCCCGATGGTTCAACTGAGGGTAACAAGGGACTTTCAGGCTGTTCCAGGCAGGGACTACCTCGCGAGAAACCTCGACGAGGCGCTGTTCACAACCCCTTCCGCTATTGGGCGGACATGGCGTTCCTACGACTATCGGCGCGAAATCGAGGTATCCGTGGCGGACACACGTGACCCGAACGGCTTGCCGCTGTCCTTCGATTGGGTGATCTTACGTGGAAATCCCGAAAAGATCCGCTTTACCTATGCCAGCACACGTCGTGACAGGGCGACCATCCGGATAGATTGGCACGACGCCTTCACCACGCCCTACGACCCCGACATGCTGACCAACCGCGTGGATATCGGCATCTTCGCAAACAACGGTCACGTCGATAGCGCCCCGGCAATTCTGTCAGTTGCCTTCCCATTATTTCAAGACCGCCACTATGAACCCACGCCCAACGGGCCACGATTGCAGCGCATAGGCTACGCCGCAGATGACCAGACTTTTCTCGACCCGCTGCTATGGCCGACAGCAAAGTGGACGGACCACTTGAACTATGACGACTCTGGAAGACTGGATCGCATACGGCGCGAACTGCCCAACGGAGTAACGAAACTATTCCGCCCCGGCGAAGCCTCGCTCTACGACATCAGTGATGGCACCTCGGCGCAAGGTGGCACCGCCGTCACCCACATCGCCGCGCGGGGCAACGGCGGTTCACTGAAACTGCAAATGTCGGAAACGGCGGAAAGCCTGTTCCCGGACGGGCCGGATAGCGATCAGTAATATCCGTAGTCGTATCCATAGCCGCCGGATGAATAACGGCACTTGTTCAGCACAACGCCCAGCACTTGAGTAACCTCGGCGATCTCTGCCTCGGCAACATCCACCTGCTCGACCGAGGTCGTTTCCGCTGCTGCCACCAGCACGGTTGCATCTACGTGCTCGAGAAATCCGATGGTGTCGTCACTGACCATAAGGGGCGATGTGTCGAAGATGATGAGATCGGGCTCGTAATCCTTTTCAATCCTTCGCAACGCGTCCTGCGCCGCCCCGCTTTGCAACAACTCTGACGAATTCCCGCTAGGAATGTCGTTCGTGCCAAATGCCACATTTCCACCATAGCTTACCAGATGGTCTGCAATCGCGTCCTGACCCGTCAGCACCCGTGCAAAAACATGCTTTTCTGTTGACCCGATCAGCTTTGAGAGCATCGGACGGCGCATATCGGTTTCGATCACTATAGTACGTATGTCCGTCTGCCGCGCGAGGCTGAATGCGAGATTCGCCACAAGCGTCGACTTCCCGCAACCCGGGGTCGGCGATGTTACAGCAATACGCCGCCAGTTGTTCGCACGGGCCTGCTGCACGATTTTTGTCCGCATCATGTCGAAGGGCGAAGATTCCTGACGCCCAAAATATGTAACGATCCGGTTTGCTTCCATTACCTTGGGATCGACTGCGAGCTCCGGCAATGCTGCCCAGCGATCCGACACAGCACGAGGCAAGGCACGGCCGGATATTTCCTGATTTCTTGGTTGCCGCTTGACCGCGGGTTCCCGCAGTTTACCACTGCGCTTCTGGCGGGCCCGGTTCATCGCATCTTGAAGACGTTCCATATGACGAGGCTCCCTAAAATCTAATCCAATAGGCTACGGAAACTCACGATCCGAGCAACGAAAAGCCGAACTTGTTGAGCGCTTTCTCAATCAACTCATCCAATGGGAATACATAGGAATGGATCATGAACAACGCCACAGGTAACAACAGGAGTAACACAGCAGCTATCACCAAAGAACTCCAGCGTTTGCGACTGGTTTCTGCAGAGGTCGGAACATAGGGCAGCACAGCGATCGGGGTGATACCCAGCTTGTCGGTCAGTTCGATAGGCCGCCGAATCGCTTTGTTCAGAAGCTCGAGCAGCAGAATAAGACCCAGCCCCGCCGCGATCCCGGCACCGACGCCCGCTGCGGCGATTGCTGCGCGGTTCGGTTTGGTCGGAGTTGTAGGCACCGTCGCCTGCTCGATTACGGTGATACGCTGGCCTTGTGACGTCGCCTCAATCCGCTCTCCGGTTTCCGCCTGCGACAAACGCGCACTGGCAGAATTGTACCGCAGCTGGATATTCTCGTAATCCCGCTCCAGTGCCTCCAGCTCAATACCGTTCTTCGGAAGCTCCGCTAGCAGCCCGTTAATGCGGGTGAGTTCTGCTTCATTCGTTTCTTTCAAATCCCGCAAGGCATCCAGCCGCGTGTCGATTTCCGCGACCTGTGCGTCAAGCAGTGTGCGTTTGCCATCCGATGACGAGGCGCCGCTGCTTTCGAACTGTTGTTCGAGTTGACCGATCCGAGCCTCCAGCATCTTCACGCGTGGATGATTCGCAGAGTAGACCAGCAATGCCTCATCCAGTTGTGAGCGTGCCGCATTAAGCGCGCGTTCCTCGGGCGAAAGTTGAGATTCGTCCACGCTTAGCCGGCCCGTCTGTTCGAATATCTCGATCAGCCTAACTTTCTGGTCGTTCAGAATGCCCATTTCCCGGTCGATCTGCCCCAGGGTGCTGGACACGCTGGATTGCCGATCACGAAGATACGACTCATCCTGAGGTAGCGCTTGAGCGTGGGCACTTTTGAAGGCCAGGATCTCATCGGACTTGGTGTTAAGTTCGGCGCTCAGACGGTTCACTTCCTGTCGAAAGAAATCGAGGGTCGACGCAGCCTGGTTCGTGCGCATTTCCACATTTGATTGAAGGACACGAGTAACAAGCTCGTTTGCAACCGCCGCAGCAGCCGTTGCTGACGAAGCGCGAAAGGAAATGCCTAGCAACGTCGCCGCGTCACGTCCGGATTGCCGTTGGAACCGAGTGCGTGCACGCATGCTGTCCACGATTTCAGTTGCGGAGGCCGGCGACCCGGTTTCTGAACTGCTTTCGAACACATCCAGTTCACGGGCAATTTCCAGAAGGTTCGCACGCGTCATCAGCCGCTGTTCAATGATCTGAAGCTGCTCCTGCGGATTGGTTCGCACGGTCGAACTGGCAAGTTCATCTGGAATCTGGGGGGATTCCACAAGTAAACGCGCGTTGGCCTCATATTCCGGCGGCAGGACCATCGCTGTCACAAATCCAAGGCACGTGAACAAGGATACGACAGCGATGAAGTATGGGAACCGCCGCCAGAAGATCGACGTGTAATAGTTCAGATCAAAATTCATTCTATGCGATTCCACTTTCTGAAACGCCGCCGACGAATACGCCATCTCTTAATACGGCTGACACCGTATCTGCTGTAACCACGCTTTCATCCGCTGAAAATGCATATACCAGTGCGAGATCGCACAGTTTGTTAACAAGGCGAGGAATACCCCCCGTCGCGCGATAAATCAGATCGGACGTATCAGCCTGAAATTCTTCGCCAGATCCGCCAGCAACCCTTAACCGGTGGGCAACATACTCTGCGACACCGTCACGATCCATTGGCGACAGATGGAAACTTGCCCCGACGCGTTGTGCGAACTGCCTGAGCTGAGGGCTGTCAATCAGATCACGCAACTCCGGCTGTCCCATAAGGATCAGTTGAACCAACTCATCCTTATTGGCGTTGATATTCGTCAGCATGCGCAGCTCTTCGAGCGTCTCGACATTCAGGTTCTGCGCCTCATCAATGATCAAGACGACGCGATGGCCCTCGGAATAGGCCTCGATCAAGAAGTCCTGTAATTGCTGAAACAGCTGGACGTAGCTGGCTTGCGGGTCAAAGCTGACACCCAGTGAATGCAGCACCCATTGCAGCAACTCGCCACGCGATCCCTGTGCATTCGAAATCAACCCGACGATCACGTCCTCGGACATGGACGATAGCATATGATGTAGCAACGTTGTCTTGCCCGCACCAACCTCACCGGTAATAACGGTGAT is from Qingshengfaniella alkalisoli and encodes:
- a CDS encoding TAXI family TRAP transporter solute-binding subunit — translated: MLSRGIFGVTVSAALFTATAITAQTYFVVGTGGVTGVYYPTGGAICRLVNRTSDETGLKCAVEPSSGSIANIQAIRSGTMEFGVVQSDWQYHAVEGDSVFQNDGPFSQLRSVMSLHPEPFTVLARADADASVFEDLKGKRVNIGSPGSGQRNTTEILLDALGWTTDDFGTAIERQAVEQSAVLCGDVIDATVYVVGHPSGAVQEATTACDSRLVSVSGEVVDELVEAFPFYREAVIPGGLYRGNADDVPTFGVGATLVTSTDVPVQVVYDLTKAIFDNLDDFRMLHPALANLSETEMVEAGLSAPLHDGALRYYRERGWVQ
- a CDS encoding 3-keto-5-aminohexanoate cleavage protein — its product is MTTPSLPRLMIAPNGPRLSKLDHPALPISLDEIIATAQACHAEGADGLHLHLRSERGGHLLDTGLYREALAELHLKIPEIQIQITTESAGLYGPVHQMSVALGVGHKLVMVPLREMLVDNDDRAARAFYETCAERGIAIQHSLYEPSELDLLKELLPQKRFYSQSLQLLYVLGSHTGRVGNKSELSRFVIRASQLGMAPDWGVCSFGVNETRCLTIAHRAGGKLRVGFENNIRHRGGAIARDNADRVAEVIAHAMRQPFPA
- a CDS encoding CAP domain-containing protein — protein: MPTIPRYAILSACLFLTACIVPVPIIVPVDAPDNCSRPLAATKQIDRSKLAVDYYEPTANDGLSAEERRLYDLIMDYRQSIGLPTIPLSKSLTLVAGRHAEDTQKNLMPSGGPKRGTNFHSWSDMDYYPDHRNAKLMWQAPRRLGTPYCGNGYEISAWGYTDVEGVFRMWASSSTHRQLIANTDGFRSKNWQAIGVGIARGGPNGASVYHVWFGEQRDPAGRP
- the uvrC gene encoding excinuclease ABC subunit UvrC, giving the protein MTSPVSETPPQGFACIQSYLKTLDSSPGVYRMLDAQNRVLYVGKARNLKARVSSYARPTGHTHRIARMISETTSMMFLTTRTETEALLLEQNLIKQLKPRYNVLLRDDKSFPHILIAKHHAYPQIVKHRGKKADRGSYFGPFASAGAVNRTLNQLQKVFLLRNCSDSVFESRTRPCLQYQIKRCCAPCVDYVSKDEYAQLVTDAERFLSGRSTNIQAELAEQMEDASNALEFERAAALRDRIKALTQVQTSQGINPRGVAEADVVALHMDGGQACVQVFFIRANQNWGNRDYYPRVSGEVSHAEVLEAFLGQFYDGKHPPRMVLLSHAIENDDLMADALRQKAGHKVDILMPQRGEKAELVAGALRNARESLARKMSEEATQGKLLDGLAEAFDLEKAPERIEVYDNSHIQGTNAVGGMIVAGREGFLKNQYRKFNIRGTDLTPGDDFGMMKEVLSRRFKRLVNDDPDREKGIWPDLLLIDGGAGQVSAVAEIMSEYGVEDIPMIGVAKGVDRDHGKEEFYRVGKRPMALRRNDPVLYYIQRLRDEAHRYAIGAHRSKRAKGVGANPLDDVAGIGAARKRSLLAHFGSAKAVTRANLADLKAVDGISAGLAEKIYNHFHHSD
- a CDS encoding SDR family oxidoreductase, which produces MAHRFALVTGAARRLGREMALTLAREGCDVAVHYASSEEDAQELVAAIEGLGRRAIALKADLLNEEETQVLVERASTALGGSLDVLVNNASIFEYDNIETATRRSWDRHFESNLRAPFVLTQQFARQVPEPQADLNGEPVASGLIVQMVDQRVNKLTPEFTTYTLAKAGLWTLTQTAAQALAPRVRVNAIGPGPTMQGARQSRAHFTAQRAATILNRGANPEEIAAALRYFLSAKSVTGQLICVDGGQHLAWETPDIIGVE
- a CDS encoding calcium/sodium antiporter; translation: MDWLIAGAGLTLLIIAGDFLVKGAVNLSLRLGIPAMIVSLTVVAFGTSAPELLISIDAVRKNLPGIALGNVVGSNTANILLVLGIPAMLAGLNTGRCNTRESYVTMVVVSVLFVGLCFTGSLNWMTGIFMLVIFAFLLGKQIHDARAHRRQAKMQGAPEGADPGMSWGKIALFIVVGLIGLPVGADLLVESSVRIARNFGISETVIGLTLVAVGTSLPELATTVAAAFRRNADVALGNVIGSNVFNLIAILGIASLFGTIPVPPEFLRTDLWVMLGSSLLLIPFVFMGWNMKRLAGIVLTGAYIAYLYILLG